The sequence GATGATCGGGACGCGCAACAATACGCCGATCGTGCAGGATTTCCTCGGCATGAGCATGTATTCCAGTCTGCTGAACCGGCATCTCCTGAATTTCTATTGGAATGACCTGTCGATCGACATGGGACGGGAAAGTGTCAGCCGCTATGCCGGGCTCGGCGGCCGGGCGAATCTGTACAGCCTGCTGAACGGTGTTTATGCAGTGCGCGGGGAGAAAGGAAACCCTATACCGTATGAGTTTGAGGAAACCGCAGAGCAGGACGGCTATCGCGCTTACGTAAGCGGGCACCGGCTGCCGTTCATCCGGACGGCCGACAGGGTCTTCACGGAACAGGCGCTGGCGGGAGCTCCGGCCATCGCTCGGGAACACGCGATGCTGGCGGGAATTGTGCTGGATGAAACCGGCCCCTCTGAATCTATTCCGGAAGCTGCCGACCTGATCAGCCATGCAGCAATCGAGACTGTGGATGCCAAGTATACCGGGGATACGCTCACGGTTACGGGGGACACGGGAGGACTCGACCTGCATATCAGCGATCGGGCACTGCTGAAAAAGGACACGTACGTTTCGTTCTATCTGAAACGGTCATCGGCAGACAAAGGATTCGTCCTGAAGGTCAATGATTACCGGACGACCCGGAAACGGACAGACTCAATCTACCGGACCCGTGTCTATGACCTGACGATCCGGATCCCATCCGAAGAGGTCATTCGTATCCGCATGCCGAAAGGGACGTACACGTTCCGCGATCTCGAGCTGTATGCGGAAGATTATACGGCTTTGAAACAGGCGGAACAGCGGAGTGCTGATACACCGGCGCCTGCCGTTGACTGGAACGGCGGCCATTTCCGCGCAGACCTTGATAATCCTGCCGGGGATGCATATGCCGTCATACCGGTCCCTTATGAAAAAGGCTGGCACGCCCGCGTCAACGGGAAGCGGACCGAAATACTGAAAGCGAATTATGCATTCACCGGTATCCCGATCAAAGCTGGGAAAAACAAAATTGAACTGACGTATTATCCGCCCTATTTCCGGATCTCTATCGTAGTGGCGCTTGCCACAGCAGCCGGTCTCCTGCTGCTGTGGATACGCAGCAGACGAAACCGCCCGCTCTCCTCTTGAGGAAGCGGGCTTTTTTCCGTTCAGGCATCCGGAGTGATCGATCCCTGCCGCGAACCGATCAATTGTGCCGGCTGACCGCTCAATTCCCCTGATCAACCGATCAATTCCCTCCGCCAAGTGATCAATCCCTCTGGAGAAGCGATCCATTCACCTGGCCAACCGCTCCATTCCCGCGGCACATGAACTTCTTCCCCAGAAAGGACTCCGACGCGCAGAAAAGAACTTCACCCATCCAGACCAGGATTAATTGGTCTGCTCGCTGCGCTGCGCTTTTCTGTTAGGGGGGTTGCCCGCGCTCAAGCGGGCGGCGCAACGCTCAAGAGGACGGCGTAACGCTCAAGCAGACGGCGAAACGCTCAAGCGGACGGCGCAACGCTCAAACAAGCCACCGAAACGCTCAAGTCGGCCCCGTAAATGCGCAAGCCACCAGCTCTCCTAACAACCAAAAAAGGACACCCCGTCAAGAGGTGCCCCTGGATCAATACGAAATTCCATAAGCCAGCCAACCAGCAGCCGCAACACTGCCTGCCATCAGCACGAGGAAGACCGCATCCATCCGGCTGTAGGACGTCGGGTAGAAATACGTCCGCGCAGCCCCCATCTGGTACTGTTTCGCTTCCATCGCGATCGCAATCCGCTGGGCGCGCCGGATACTTTGCGCGAACAGCGGGACGGTATAGGACTGGATCCGTTCCCCGACCCCTTTCAGGCCAGGGGAGAAGGTGATGCCGCGGACCTTCAAGGCATTGTTCCTCACTTGGATCTCTTCGACGATAACCGGCAGCAGCCGGATCGAGGCGATGAAACTGTAGGCGTATTTCGACGACAGCCGGAACTGCTGCATCATGGCGTAGAAGAACAGCACCGGCTCGACCGTGAGCAGGAAAGCGAATCCTGCGAAACCGAAGGACAATGATTTCGTGCCGAGCAGCAGGCCGTGCCGGATGCTCTCTTCGGAAATCTTGAAGATCCCCCATTGCCAGAGAACGGTGTCCCCTTTGCCGAACAGCGCCATCGTCACTGCCGACGATGCGAAGGACAGGGCGATCGGTATCGACAGGAGGGCGAGCTTCTTCAGAGAATAGCCGCTGAACCCATAAAGCAGTACCGCAAACAGCACGGCGAGCCAGCCGGCGAGCGGCAGGTTCCGGTTGAACAGCATGACGAGCAGAAGGAGGACGAACACCGCGAACTTCAGCGCCGGATTGACGCGGTGCAGCCAGGTCGTCCGTTCAGGCGTGAACCAGGCGGGCATCCGCAGCACCTCCCGCCGGAACTGCAGATACAAGCTCGCCATCATGCACGGTCCAGACATCCGTCGCGAAACGATCGGCAATCGTCAGGTCATGCGTCACCATGATGATGGTCAAACCGCGATTCCGTAACTCCTCAAGAATTTCCAGCATGACGAACGTATTGCGGGCATCCTGGCCGAACGTCGGTTCATCCAGCAGCAGGACGTCCGTTGTACCGGTCAGTGCAGTCGCTACGCTGAGCCGGCGTTTCTGACCGACAGACAGCTGGTACGGATGGCGCTGGCCGTCGAAAGGGAGGCTGAACCGCTCAAGCAAATCCGAAGCCCGCCGCTCTGCCTCGTCCTTCGGAAGCGTCTGCATCGATACGGTCAGTTCCTCGAGTAAGGAATTGGCGACAAACTGCAATTCGGGATTCTGGAACACGAGCGACAGCCCTGCCGGCACCGACTTCCTCCGCTTTTTCGGGATGATCTCCCGGCCATCCACCTCCAGCCGCCCGTCCGTCTTCAGCAGCTGCATCATGGACAGCAGCAGTGAACTTTTGCCGGAGCCGTTCTTTCCGAGAACCGCAACCCAGGCCCCTGCCCGGACGGCTGCCTCCTCCACATGGATGACCGGTTTCTTCCCGCGGTACCCGGTGAAGGACTGCATCCGGACGGCATGGAGATCTCCGGGTTCTGCCCGGTCTTCCAGCAGTCTGCGGTATGTCCCGGACGCCAGGTAGTCCTCCCAGACGCCGGGATACCAGATGCCATACCGGATGAGTTCCGCTTTATAGTCACGGAAGATGGCTGCCGGGCGCCCGTCCGCCAGAATCTCCCCGTCATCTGTGAACAGCACGACGCGGTCGATCCAGCTGGCGATCTGATCGATCTTATGCTCGACGATGACCACGGTCTTATCCGCAGCCGCCCCGCGGATCGAAGACCAGATCTGTTCGGTGCCTTCCGGGTCGAGCAGGGCGGACGGCTCATCCAGGAACAGGACATCGGGTTCCATCAGCAGAACGGACGCAAGGGCGAGACGTTGTTTCATGCCTTGCGACAGTTCGAGGATCGGCGTGTGGATATCGGCCAGCTGCAGGCCGACCCGCAACAGGGCGGCCCTGATCCGCTCCGGCATCTCGGAACGGGGCACGGACATATTCTCCAGCACGAACGCGAGCTCCTCATCCACATACGGCATGCAGAACTGCGTGTCCGGGTCCTGGAATACAAAGCCCCAGGAATCAGGCAGCTCAAGCGTTTCGGCTTTCATCGGCAGTTCGAACGAGTTCGGCACGATACCGCTCGCCACCTGCAGGAGCGTCGACTTGCCGCACCCGCTCGGTCCGAGCAGCAGCACTTTCTCTCCGTCCTGTACGGAGAACGACAGGTCCCTGAACAGCAGCCTGTCCTCCCCGGGAAACTTGAGCCGCAAGTTGCGGATCGCCACTGCCGGATCTGCCGTATGGGTCATCGGTCCAGCAGCGAGTATTCGTCTTGCGATACAGGACGTATCGAATGCGTCACGCCGGTCGCCTCCAATGCCCGGATGATCAGGACAGCAAAGACCCCGGTGAAGATGAAAGCACTGACCACACGAAGGCCGTATTTCACAAACAGTGCCCATGGCTCGAGTTCCGCGTACCCGTAGAACATATCAAGACCGAAACTTGCCGCACACGAAGCGATGCCCGCAAGTCCTGCAACCGGGATCGAGAACTTCCGGTAGCGGAACGCCGCGAACAGCAGTTCAGCTGCAAGTCCCTGTGCAAATCCATAGATGAGCACTTCCAGACCGTGCCCGATGAACGCCGACAGACCGGCCCCTGCAATACTGGCGATCAGGGCTGCACCCGGCTTGCGGATCAGCAGTGCCGCGAACACCCCGTTCATGAACCACATCCCGTACAGCAGCTGGCGCGCAACCGGTATCATCGGTTTCACGACCGTATACAAGTCGTCCCAGAATTTCATGAGAATCCCGAACACCACCCCGACCATGATCGTGATCAGCAGGTCGGTGAATTTCAATTTCTTCAATTCGTTCCACTCCTCTTTTCTTGTAAATCTCACAAAAAAAGACCGTCTGAAAGCGCAGACGGTCGAGTGTGGGGTCCCGGGCCCCCTTCATGATCCCTCGATCACGGCTCTCTACGCTGGCATTACCCAGATCAGATGCGGTCAGCAGCGGATTCGTCTGCTATCTCAGCCTGATTCACTCAAGCACCCGTACGGTCAGTTATGTAAGTGACTCGAGTATACAACAGGTAAAATTTTCTGGCAACCCGATAATTCCAGATTGTCTTACAGCTTGGCGAGCGCGGCGTCGAGCCGCTTCCCGAATTTCCGGCGCCAGTCTTCCGCCAAAGCCTCGATGGCAAGCACACGGCGAATCCCCTCTGTATCTTTCGGCTGATGGAAGTAGATGGTGTTCGCCTCGAGCACCGAAACACTGTTTTTGCTCCGAGCCGCCAATGAGATTGCAGAATCGGCACATATCTTTCCTTCCTGCACCACCCGGCATAAGTACCCTGTGAATCCAGTCTCGATCATCCCCTTCATGACCGGCTGCCCAAGGCGCTGATCGATGGCGCTGCAGGGGATCCGGCCCTGTGTCACTTGGATGAACGTCTCCCCGACCTGGAAGATATCCCCGATCCGGACGTCGGCTTCCTTCATCCCCCGGACGGTCAGATTCTCCCCGAACGCAGCCGGCGGCAAGTCGCAGCCGAATTTTTCATTCCAGAGTGAATAGTGCTCAGCAGGGTAGACGCAGACGGCGCGATCCGGCCCGCCATGGTGCTTCTTATCCGCCACGTCGTCCCGACGGAAGCCATCCGCTGTCAAAAACGCTTCCTGCACGGATTCCTTGCAGATCCCTGTATGCAGATCGTCCCCTTTTGTAGTTTGGATGGTCCGCGGCAGTCCGGTCGCCAGATTTGTCAATTTCATAAAAGCTCCCCCTCGTCCTGTACATGATTCCAAAGTATAGCAAACCCATCCGTCAACTGCCAGACTATTCGAAACGGAAGAAGGGGAGGAAAGGGTCGACTCGGACAGGGCTGCCGCCTATAATGAAAACAAGCAGAAGACAACATGAGCAGAAATGGGGAAATGCAGTGAAGAAAGCAGTCATTTTCGACTTTGACGGAACGATCATCGATACGGAATCCGCCTGGTTCGATATTTATCAGCAGATCTTGAAGGAGCGGCACGGGTTCAACCTGACATTGGATGAATTCGTCAAAGTCGTAGGGTCGACGGATGGCAAACTGTTCGACCGGATCGAGGAGACTCTCGGTTTCACGCTCGACCGCGCGGAGTTCCACGAACTGCTCAATGCCCGGTTCGAGATCATCCGTGAACAGCTGACACTCCGTGACGGATTCCTGGAGACCGCAAAGCAACTGGAGGCGCGCGGCATCGCCATGGCGGTCGCCAGCAGTTCCACCCGCGACTGGATCGAGGGCTTCCTGACGAAGTACGGCCTGATCGGCTATTTCCCGATCATCGTTTCCGCAGATGATGTGGAAACGGTCAAGCCGGATCCGGCCATCTACCTGACGGCCCTCGACCGGCTCGGCGTGACAGCGGATGAGGCGATCGCTGTGGAGGACTCCTATAACGGATCCATCGCGGCCATCAGCGCTGGCATCCACTGCTTCATCATCCCGAATGATGTGACACGGTCCCTGTCTTTCCACGAGAAAGGCCAGCTGATGGATTCGTTCGCCGATTTCGACTACGCCTTGCTCGGACAGCCGGAGGACGGCGGTGCGCGCATATGACCGTACGGATCCTCGCAGTGGATGGCGGCGGTTCGAAAACGGCCTTTTCCCTGAGCGATGAAACAGGTGCGGAGCTGTACGCTGCAGAAAAAGGCGGAACCAACTGGCATGCGGTCGGGGAAGCGGCGTTCCGGCAGGTGATGGAAGAAGCGGCTGCGGAACTGCTGCCGTATTGCCCGGATGGTGTCATCGACACGGCCGCCTTCGCGCTGGCAGGGACGGACACGGCGGAAGATGAAGAACAGATCACCGCGATGCTGCAGGAGATCTTCAGCAAGCACGGTCTGTCGGCCGGCAGCCTGCTCGTCGAAAATGATGCGTTCGCCGTACTGAAAGGCCTGGCGCATGACGAGCCCGGCGTCCTGCTCATTTCCGGCACGGGAGCGATCGCCTTTGCCCAGGACCAGGCAGGAACGGTCATCCGTGCCGGCGGCTGGGGGCACAGGACGGGCGATGGCGGCGGAGGCCGCTGGATGGGCATGCGGGTGATCGACGCGGTGTTCCGTGCAGCCGACGGACGGGAGCCGGAGACATCATTGACAGGAAAAGTGCTCAGCCGGTTCGGTATGCAGTCAGCGGATGAGCTGTGCAACTGGGTGAACGGACCGGCCTATTCCGGGCATACGGCGGCCGGCCTGACACGTGAACTTGCGGAAGCTGCCGCAGAAGGCGACCGGACAGCGATCCGGATCGTCGGCGAGGCGGCGGAGGAACTCGCAGCAATGGCGGAAGCGGCTATGCGGCGTCTCGGACTTATCGGCAATACCTGTCCTGTCCACTGCACGGGCGGCAACCTGCGGCATTTCGACCTGCTGTTCGGACGGCTTTCGGAAATACTGAAAACAAAGTGCCCGGAAGCGGACGTCATCCGTGCGGAATTGGCCCCGATCGACGTCGTTGCGGAACGCGCGAAGCATCATCTAAGCCTGAAAAACAGGCGATGACTTCATGTGGATTCCGGCCGGGTCATGTCCGGAAATGACGGAGAATTGAAACTATCGCCAAACTGGTCCGTATGTACAGGGAGAGGTGATTCCTATGAAAAAACTGATGAGCGGCCTGCTGGTGCTGGTGTTGTTCATGATGCTGCCGGCTGCCGTGTCTGCGAAGAGTTTCGACATTGAAGGCTTCGATATCGATGCCCAGCTAGAGGAAAATGGACAGGTTCATGTGACAGAGGAGCTGACATACCGGTTCAGCGGTTCCTTCAATGGGATCACACGGGCCATCTATCCGAAGAAAGGCAGCACCATCAAAGGTCTCGAAGCTTCGGAGAACGGAACGGAGCTGACCGTGGAGGGCGGGGCCGGCGATTATAAGATCCACCGGAAAGCGAAGGACGAAACCGTCAAGATCCAGCTGACCTACACGATAGCAGGAGGCGTCCGGGGATACAGCGACATGGCGGATTTCAACTGGCCGTTCTTCGATGACCGCAACGAAACAGCCTTCCAGGATGTCTCCATCACAATCCATCCGCCGGCAGCGGTGCCTGCCGGGGACGTCATCGCCTTCGGATACGACGCGGCGCTTGCGGAACCGGTCATCGATCAGGACGGAACGGTCACATTCCGTCTCGGAAAAATACCGTCAGAGAAGAACGCCGATATCCGTGTCGGCTATCCGGCCGGGCTGTTCCCGGCATTGAGCACTTCGTCTGCCGCAGTGATCGGCCCTGAACTATTGAAAGAGAAGGAACAGCAGGAAGCGAAGCTGGCCCGTTTTGAGAAGTTCGAGGAGATCGGCAGGACTGCGGCGCCAGTCACACTCGGGATCGGCATCGCGATATTCGCTGCCCTGCTGGTGAACATGGGACGGCGGAAAAAAGACCGGATCAAAGAAGCGGAAGACACCTATCCGGATCCGTATTTCGTGCCGGAACAGGAAATGAGCCTTCCGGCGACGCTGAAATTTACACAGGACCTGGCGAAACCGGAGTCCCTGCAGACCGCGGCGCTGCTCGACCTGATGCGCAAAGGCTATATCGCGCGGGATGGGGAGGACGGCTTCCGGATGCTCAGCCGCGCGACGGATCATGAGCATGAACGCCTGCTTCTGGAATGGCTGTTCGATGATCTCGGGGACGGCGAGACGTTCCGGTTCAGCGATATGGACGTTTTCAGCGGCAAGAACAAAGCGGCTGAAAAGGCGGCGGCCGCCTACAGCAAAGCCCAGTCCGAATGGAATGCCGCGGTCTCCAAGGAGGTCAGCGAGGCGGGACTGAAAGAGAAAGCGCCCGTCTATGCCTGGATGTCCATCCTGGCAGGACTCGTGCTCATCCCTCTCATGATCGGCTATGCATACTACGGTCACCCGTGGTGGCTCCTCGGGTTCATCCCGCTCGTGCTGCTGCTGATTGTCACGGGGATCTTCAACCGCCCATATACTGTCAAAGGCTATGGAATCCGGAGGCAGTGGAAATCATTCGCTGAACGGATGCCGCATATGACGGAAGCGGACTTCTCAGATCGGCTCGATGATGAACAGCAGCGGGCGGTCATCTACGCGGTCGGCACGAACGATTTCAAAAAAGAGGACATGACCGGACTGGAGGCCGCTCCGCTGTTCAGCCAGAACCCGGCGGTCCTCCCGTACTTCGTCATCGCCGGGATTACAGCACAGCAGTTCACGCATGCCGACAATGCGGTCGCCCACTATGTCAGCACATCGTCTGGCGGCGGGGGCGGCGGCGGAGGAGCAGGCGGCGGAGGCGGCGGTGCAGGCGCCTTCTGAGTCACCATTTGTTCACACACGCCCGAAGTCATTGAGCAATTGAATAGAGAACAGCATGCATTCCTGGTACGATGAGGAAATATACTGTTTTGAATTCAATCTATTATTGGAGCGTGCCCCTATGAAGAAAACATCCCTGACGCTTTGGCTGCTTCTCGCCAATCTGCTCATCGCGTTCCTCGGCATCGGGCTGATCATCCCGGTCATGCCGACCCTCATGAACGAACTGCATCTGTCGGGGCAGGTGGTCGGCTATATGGTCGCGTTCTTCGCGATCGCCCAGCTGCTGGCCTCCCCGCTGTCCGGCCGCTGGGTCGACTCGATCGGCCGGAAGAAGATGATCGTAGCGGGACTGCTCATGTTCAGTTTCTCCGAGCTGCTGTTCGCAATCGGTCAGTCGCTGACCGTCCTGTTCGCTTCGCGGATTGTCGGCGGTGTGAGTGCGGCGTTCATCATGCCGGCAGTCACTGCGTTCATCGCCGATATCACGACGAATGAAACCCGGGCGAAAGCACTCGGCTACATGTCGGCGGCCATTTCGACAGGGTTCATCCTCGGGCCGGGGATCGGCGGGTTCCTCGCGGGACTCGGCACCCGGGTCCCGTTCTTCTTCGCTGCCGGGCTCGCGTTGTTCGCAGCGATTTTCTCCCTGGTCATGCTGCGGGAGCCTGAGCGGCAGTATGAGGAGTCGGGAAATCAGAAGAAACCGGGCTTTACGCGAATCTTTGCACCGATCTATTTCATCGTGTTCCTCCTGATCTTCGTCCTGTCATTCGGTCTTGCGTCGTTCGAGTCGATCTTCAGCCTGTTCGTCGACCATAAATTCGGCTTCACGCCAGGGGATATCGCGATCATCATCACGGGCAGCGGAATTGTCGGGGCGGTGGCACAAGTCGTCCTGTTCGACCGGCTCGCCAAGAAGATGGGAGAAAAGATGCTGATCTTCTGGTGTCTTGTGTTCTCTGCGGTGCTTGTCGCAGCCATGACGGTTGTGACACACTATGCGGCGATCCTCGCGGTTACGATCGTCGTGTTCGTAGGCTTCGACCTGATCCGGCCGGCGGCAACTTCGTATCTATCCAAGATCGCGGGCAATGAACAAGGCTTCGTCGGCGGTATGAACTCCATGTTCACCAGTATCGGCAACGTATTCGGCCCGATCCTCGGCGGCATGCTGTTCGATATCGACCTCGATTATCCGTTCTACTTCGCAACGATCGTACTGATCGGAGGTGCTGTCCTTGCCTTCGTCTGGACACGGCGGAAGGATGCGACAAATGACCCCGTCCATCAGCCGCTCTGAGACATGGAAAACCCCCTTTGGCTTACTTGCCAAAGGGGGTTTGCTATAGGAAAAACACGATCAGCTGTGACGCGACAGCGACCAGGATGAGGGCGAACGGGTAGGCGGCGGCATAGGCGATCGCCGGATCCTCCGAATCGATGAGCTGGTTGAGCGCGCCGAGCGCCGGTGTGCTCGTCATCCCGCCGGACAGGCCGCCGAGCGAGTGCACGACGCTCAGCTTCAGCAGCTTGCGGGCTGCGAAATAGCCCGCGATGATAGGCACCAGCGTAATAATGATGCCGCCGAAAATGAGCTTGACGCCTTCCGTCTGGATCACTTCGACGATGCCCGCTCCGGCAGTCGTCCCGGCACCTGCAAGGAACAGTACGAGACCGAGTTCCCGGATGACATGGTTCGACGGTCCGTAATAGCGGACGTGGATCGGACCGAGTTTACCGAAATGGCCGATGATCAGGGCGACGAACAGCGGTCCGCCCGCGGTGCCCAGTTTGATGGTGCCGAGTCCGGGCAGCGGGATCGGCACCATGCCGAGCAGGACGCCGAGCAGCAGCGTCACGCTGATGGAAAAGATATCAAGATTTGTGACGGCAAGCTTTTTACGTGCGAACAGGTCCTCGACTTCATCGAGCCGCTGATCGGTGCTGACGATCGTCAGAACGTCCCCGCGGATGAGCGGCAGGTTCGGGTTCTGTGTCAGTTCGATCCCTTCCCGTGTGATGCGTGTCACCGTGGTGCCATGGTCTTTCCGCAGACGCAGCTCTTTCAGCGTTTTGCCGACCACTTCATCGGAATCGACCGTGACTTTCCGCAGATGCACGTTATCCGGATTCACCAGATCGGTTTCCGCCGGCCGGCCGACATAGGCGGTGAGCCCTTCCAGGTTCATCTCGTTGCCGACGATGACGAGAAGGTCCCCTTCCAGCAGGATCGTGTCACCGAGGGCGATCATTGTGTGACCGTCCCGGATGACCCGGCTGACGACCGCGTCGTACGGCGAGAAATTCAGTTCGCTCAGACTGTTTCTGTTCAGCATCGGGTTGGTCACTTCCAGCGTCACGAGGACCGGGGAGCCGGCGGTCCGGATCGGATTGACAGTCTCCTCCAGATCCTTCTGCAGGTCGATTTTACCAATCCGCGGCAGCAGCTGGACGAACAGCACGACCGCCAAGACACCGAACGGATAGGCGATCCCATACCCGACGGATGCGAGCGGGTCATGTGTCGCCTGCAGTGCGGCCGCAAGTCCCGGTGTGCTCGTCAGTGCGCCTGTCATGAGGCCGACACTGAGCGCCGGTGCGAGATGGAACACTTTCGCAACAGCAATCGTTGCAATAACAGCGGAAACGATGATCAGCACAGACAGGATGCCGAAAATCAGTCCGCTCGT comes from Sporosarcina trichiuri and encodes:
- a CDS encoding energy-coupling factor transporter transmembrane component T family protein — its product is MPAWFTPERTTWLHRVNPALKFAVFVLLLLVMLFNRNLPLAGWLAVLFAVLLYGFSGYSLKKLALLSIPIALSFASSAVTMALFGKGDTVLWQWGIFKISEESIRHGLLLGTKSLSFGFAGFAFLLTVEPVLFFYAMMQQFRLSSKYAYSFIASIRLLPVIVEEIQVRNNALKVRGITFSPGLKGVGERIQSYTVPLFAQSIRRAQRIAIAMEAKQYQMGAARTYFYPTSYSRMDAVFLVLMAGSVAAAGWLAYGISY
- a CDS encoding ABC transporter ATP-binding protein is translated as MTHTADPAVAIRNLRLKFPGEDRLLFRDLSFSVQDGEKVLLLGPSGCGKSTLLQVASGIVPNSFELPMKAETLELPDSWGFVFQDPDTQFCMPYVDEELAFVLENMSVPRSEMPERIRAALLRVGLQLADIHTPILELSQGMKQRLALASVLLMEPDVLFLDEPSALLDPEGTEQIWSSIRGAAADKTVVIVEHKIDQIASWIDRVVLFTDDGEILADGRPAAIFRDYKAELIRYGIWYPGVWEDYLASGTYRRLLEDRAEPGDLHAVRMQSFTGYRGKKPVIHVEEAAVRAGAWVAVLGKNGSGKSSLLLSMMQLLKTDGRLEVDGREIIPKKRRKSVPAGLSLVFQNPELQFVANSLLEELTVSMQTLPKDEAERRASDLLERFSLPFDGQRHPYQLSVGQKRRLSVATALTGTTDVLLLDEPTFGQDARNTFVMLEILEELRNRGLTIIMVTHDLTIADRFATDVWTVHDGELVSAVPAGGAADARLVHA
- a CDS encoding ECF transporter S component; translation: MKKLKFTDLLITIMVGVVFGILMKFWDDLYTVVKPMIPVARQLLYGMWFMNGVFAALLIRKPGAALIASIAGAGLSAFIGHGLEVLIYGFAQGLAAELLFAAFRYRKFSIPVAGLAGIASCAASFGLDMFYGYAELEPWALFVKYGLRVVSAFIFTGVFAVLIIRALEATGVTHSIRPVSQDEYSLLDR
- a CDS encoding MOSC domain-containing protein translates to MKLTNLATGLPRTIQTTKGDDLHTGICKESVQEAFLTADGFRRDDVADKKHHGGPDRAVCVYPAEHYSLWNEKFGCDLPPAAFGENLTVRGMKEADVRIGDIFQVGETFIQVTQGRIPCSAIDQRLGQPVMKGMIETGFTGYLCRVVQEGKICADSAISLAARSKNSVSVLEANTIYFHQPKDTEGIRRVLAIEALAEDWRRKFGKRLDAALAKL
- a CDS encoding HAD family hydrolase, coding for MKKAVIFDFDGTIIDTESAWFDIYQQILKERHGFNLTLDEFVKVVGSTDGKLFDRIEETLGFTLDRAEFHELLNARFEIIREQLTLRDGFLETAKQLEARGIAMAVASSSTRDWIEGFLTKYGLIGYFPIIVSADDVETVKPDPAIYLTALDRLGVTADEAIAVEDSYNGSIAAISAGIHCFIIPNDVTRSLSFHEKGQLMDSFADFDYALLGQPEDGGARI
- a CDS encoding BadF/BadG/BcrA/BcrD ATPase family protein, which codes for MTVRILAVDGGGSKTAFSLSDETGAELYAAEKGGTNWHAVGEAAFRQVMEEAAAELLPYCPDGVIDTAAFALAGTDTAEDEEQITAMLQEIFSKHGLSAGSLLVENDAFAVLKGLAHDEPGVLLISGTGAIAFAQDQAGTVIRAGGWGHRTGDGGGGRWMGMRVIDAVFRAADGREPETSLTGKVLSRFGMQSADELCNWVNGPAYSGHTAAGLTRELAEAAAEGDRTAIRIVGEAAEELAAMAEAAMRRLGLIGNTCPVHCTGGNLRHFDLLFGRLSEILKTKCPEADVIRAELAPIDVVAERAKHHLSLKNRR
- a CDS encoding DUF2207 domain-containing protein produces the protein MKKLMSGLLVLVLFMMLPAAVSAKSFDIEGFDIDAQLEENGQVHVTEELTYRFSGSFNGITRAIYPKKGSTIKGLEASENGTELTVEGGAGDYKIHRKAKDETVKIQLTYTIAGGVRGYSDMADFNWPFFDDRNETAFQDVSITIHPPAAVPAGDVIAFGYDAALAEPVIDQDGTVTFRLGKIPSEKNADIRVGYPAGLFPALSTSSAAVIGPELLKEKEQQEAKLARFEKFEEIGRTAAPVTLGIGIAIFAALLVNMGRRKKDRIKEAEDTYPDPYFVPEQEMSLPATLKFTQDLAKPESLQTAALLDLMRKGYIARDGEDGFRMLSRATDHEHERLLLEWLFDDLGDGETFRFSDMDVFSGKNKAAEKAAAAYSKAQSEWNAAVSKEVSEAGLKEKAPVYAWMSILAGLVLIPLMIGYAYYGHPWWLLGFIPLVLLLIVTGIFNRPYTVKGYGIRRQWKSFAERMPHMTEADFSDRLDDEQQRAVIYAVGTNDFKKEDMTGLEAAPLFSQNPAVLPYFVIAGITAQQFTHADNAVAHYVSTSSGGGGGGGGAGGGGGGAGAF
- a CDS encoding MFS transporter: MKKTSLTLWLLLANLLIAFLGIGLIIPVMPTLMNELHLSGQVVGYMVAFFAIAQLLASPLSGRWVDSIGRKKMIVAGLLMFSFSELLFAIGQSLTVLFASRIVGGVSAAFIMPAVTAFIADITTNETRAKALGYMSAAISTGFILGPGIGGFLAGLGTRVPFFFAAGLALFAAIFSLVMLREPERQYEESGNQKKPGFTRIFAPIYFIVFLLIFVLSFGLASFESIFSLFVDHKFGFTPGDIAIIITGSGIVGAVAQVVLFDRLAKKMGEKMLIFWCLVFSAVLVAAMTVVTHYAAILAVTIVVFVGFDLIRPAATSYLSKIAGNEQGFVGGMNSMFTSIGNVFGPILGGMLFDIDLDYPFYFATIVLIGGAVLAFVWTRRKDATNDPVHQPL
- a CDS encoding aspartate:alanine exchanger family transporter, whose protein sequence is MDTLRSLLDEPLILLFVILFLGSWFGSLSVKGLNLGAAGVLLVAMVFGHFGFAISPVIQNFGLSLFIVGVGLQAGPKFFRMLRTSGLIFGILSVLIIVSAVIATIAVAKVFHLAPALSVGLMTGALTSTPGLAAALQATHDPLASVGYGIAYPFGVLAVVLFVQLLPRIGKIDLQKDLEETVNPIRTAGSPVLVTLEVTNPMLNRNSLSELNFSPYDAVVSRVIRDGHTMIALGDTILLEGDLLVIVGNEMNLEGLTAYVGRPAETDLVNPDNVHLRKVTVDSDEVVGKTLKELRLRKDHGTTVTRITREGIELTQNPNLPLIRGDVLTIVSTDQRLDEVEDLFARKKLAVTNLDIFSISVTLLLGVLLGMVPIPLPGLGTIKLGTAGGPLFVALIIGHFGKLGPIHVRYYGPSNHVIRELGLVLFLAGAGTTAGAGIVEVIQTEGVKLIFGGIIITLVPIIAGYFAARKLLKLSVVHSLGGLSGGMTSTPALGALNQLIDSEDPAIAYAAAYPFALILVAVASQLIVFFL